The following proteins are encoded in a genomic region of Thunnus maccoyii chromosome 8, fThuMac1.1, whole genome shotgun sequence:
- the LOC121902240 gene encoding protocadherin Fat 1-like, with amino-acid sequence MWITVRRGRWQALFVILCLFKLSSVTGQARYSIPEEQAEGSLVGNIARDLGLDVARLISGKARIITKGSRQYVDLIRDKGTLVIKERIDREELCGQTTPCSFSFEVILENPIQLYRVTAEVIDINDNSPSFPKDEINLKIVENAAAGTHFSLVSADDPDVGINDIQKYTLKPSDNFKLEVQSQPDGGRFIEMVLQNPLDREKEETHTLILIASDGGEPHRSGTVRIHITVLDANDNAPVCSQPVYKADVRENSPEGTVVTTVSANDADKGVNGEVTYSIPHVAKEAKQLFEVNVKTGEIKVTGKLDFEKSKTYQLNVQASDHGGFTDTCKVIIQILDENDNVPTIQLMSFSNSISEDSSPGTTIAVVNVDDEDSEGNGVVKCSINSDVPFKIESSLTGYYTIVTEDFLDRENIPEYNITITVSDQGSPPLSSSKNINVKVSDVNDNPPKFDQSEYRKTVPENNSPGFSVFTLSASDADWGQNARVSYFLEEKEINGVAVSSLVSVNSENGVVHAVRSFDYEQIKWFEFNVTARDAGSPPLSSVATVKVIIQDQNDNPPQVLYPVQTGGSLVAEMVPRSADVGYLVTKVVAVDVDSGQNAWLSYKLQKATDRALFEVGLQNGEIRTIRQVTDKDAVKQRLTVIVEDNGQPSRSATVIVNVAVADSFPEVLSEFTDFTHDKEYNDNLTFYLVLALAVVSFLFITCLVVIISVKIYRWRQSRILYHSNLPVIPYYPPRYSDTLGTGTLQHVYNYEVCRTTDSRKSDMKYIQPMSQSLVSVDGDGADTPQVEKQLSGNCSQMSTLLSSVTGQARYSIPEEQAEGSFVGNIAKDLGLDVARLISGKARIITKGSRQYVDLIRDKGTLVIKERIDREELCGQTTPCSFSFDVILENPIQLYRVTVEVIDINDNSPSFPKDEINLKIAENAAAGTRFSLESAEDPDVGMNNIQKYTLKPSDNFKLEVQSQPDGGKFIEMVLQNPLDREKEETHTLILIASDGGEPHRSGTVRIHITVLDVNDNAPVCSQPVYKADVREGSPEGTVVTTVSANDADNGVNSEVTYSIAHVAREAKQLFEVNVKTGEIKVTGKLDFEKSKTYQLNVQASDQGGFTDTCKVIIQILDENDNVPTIQLMSFSNSISEDSPPGTTIAVVNVDDEDSDVNGVVKCSINSDVPFKIESSLTGYYTIVTEDFLDRESTPEYNITITVSDQGSPPLSSSKKINVKVSDVNDSPPKFDQSEYRKTVKENNSPGLSVFTLSASDADWGQNARVSYFLEEKEINGVAVSSLVSVNSENGVIHAVRSFDYEQIKWFEFNVTARDAGSPPLSSVATVKIMIQDQNDNPPQVLYPVQTGGSLVAEMVPRSADVGYLVTKVVAVDVDSGQNAWLSYKLQKATDRALFEVGLQNGEIRTIRQVTDKDAVKQRLTVIVEDNGQPSRSATVIVNVAVADSFPEVLSEFTDFTHDKEYNDNLTFYLVLALAVVSFLFITCLVVIISVKIYRWRQSRILYHSNLPVIPYYPPRYSDTLGTGTLQHVYNYEVCRTTDSRKSDMKYMQPMSQSLVSVDGDAADTPQVEKQLLPSYSI; translated from the exons ATGTGGATAACCGTTCGCAGAGGCCGATGGCAAGCACTGTTTGtcattctttgtcttttcaaGCTGAGCTCAGTGACTGGACAGGCTCGGTATTCCATACCGGAGGAGCAAGCAGAAGGATCTCTTGTTGGAAACATTGCTAGAGATTTAGGCTTGGATGTGGCGAGGCTTATATCAGGTAAAGCTCGTATTATTACAAAAGGAAGTCGACAGTATGTTGATTTAATCCGGGACAAAGGCACACTTGTTATTAAAGAGCGAATAGACCGAGAAGAGCTTTGTGGACAGACGACGCCCTGTAGCTTCAGTTTCGAGGTAATTTTAGAAAACCCGATCCAGCTTTATCGGGTAACAGCGGAGGTGATAGACATTAACGATAACAGTCCGTCGTTCCCAAAGGATGAGATCAATTTGAAAATTGTTGAAAATGCTGCAGCGGGGACGCATTTCTCTTTGGTGAGTGCAGACGACCCTGATGTTGGTATTAATGATATTCAGAAATACACACTTAAACCCTCAGATAATTTCAAATTGGAAGTCCAGAGCCAACCGGATGGAGGCAGATTTATCGAAATGGTTTTACAGAACCCGTTAGACCGAGAGAAAGAGGAGACTCACACGCTCATACTGATTGCTTCAGATGGCGGTGAGCCACATAGATCAGGGACGGTGCGTATTCACATTACTGTGCTAGATGCTAACGATAATGCACCAGTGTGTAGCCAGCCTGTTTATAAAGCAGATGTCAGGGAAAATTCTCCTGAAGGAACGGTGGTAACCACTGTTAGTGCAAATGACGCAGATAAAGGAGTCAATGGTGAAGTAACTTACTCCATTCCTCATGTCGCCAAAGAGGCGAAGCAGCTGTTCGAAGTCAATGTCAAAACTGGAGAGATTAAAGTTACAGGTAAACTAGATTTTGAAAAATCCAAGACCTACCAATTGAATGTTCAGGCTAGTGACCACGGGGGATTCACTGATACGTGCAAGGTTATTATTCAAATACTTGATGAGAATGACAACGTCCCTACAATACAGCTTATGTCATTTTCTAACTCTATATCGGAGGATTCTTCCCCAGGGACAACTATAGCTGTTGTTAACGTGGATGATGAAGACTCTGAGGGTAACGGTGTAGTCAAGTGCTCCATTAACTCTGACGTACCTTTCAAAATTGAGTCTTCGTTAACAGGATATTATACTATAGTAACAGAGGACTTCTTAGACAGAGAAAATATTCCTGAGTATAATATCACCATTACCGTCTCTGACCAAGGCTCTCCGCCTCTGTCTAGcagtaaaaacattaatgttaaaGTGTCTGACGTGAATGACAACCCACCCAAATTCGACCAATCAGAATATAGGAAGACTGTACCAGAGAACAACTCTCCTGGATTCTCTGTGTTTACTCTCAGTGCTAGTGATGCAGACTGGGGTCAAAACGCCCGAGTGTCTTACTtcctggaggagaaagagattAACGGAGTAGCTGTGTCGTCATTAGTGTCAGTAAACTCAGAAAATGGTGTCGTTCATGCAGTGAGGTCGTTTGATTATGAACAAATCAAGTGGTTTGAGTTTAATGTAACTGCTCGTGATGCCGGATCCCCTCCTCTGAGTTCAGTGGCTACAGTTAAAGTAATAATCCAGGATCAGAACGACAACCCCCCTCAGGTTCTGTACCCAGTCCAGACCGGTGGCTCTCTGGTGGCTGAAATGGTGCCTCGTTCAGCAGATGTGGGCTATCTGGTCACTAAAGTGGTGGCTGTTGATGTGGACTCTGGACAGAATGCCTGGCTCTCCTATAAACTGCagaaagccacagacagggcgCTGTTTGAAGTGGGCTTACAGAATGGAGAAATAAGAACTATCCGCCAGGTGACTGATAAAGATGctgtgaaacaaagactgactgtTATAGTGGAGGACAACGGGCAGCCCTCTCGTTCAGCTACAGTCATTGTTAACGTGGCAGTGGCGGACAGCTTCCCTGAAGTGCTGTCAGAGTTCACTGACTTTACACACGACAAGGAGTACAATGACAACCTGACTTTTTACTTAGTGTTGGCTCTGGCTGtagtttccttcctcttcatcacgtGTTTAGTGGTTATTATATCAGTGAAAATCTACAGATGGAGGCAGTCTCGCATCCTGTACCACTCCAATCTCCCTGTGATTCCATATTATCCACCACGTTACTCAGACACTTTGGGGACAGGGACTCTCCAACACGTGTACAATTACGAGGTGTGCAGGACGACTGACTCCAGGAAGAGTGACATGAAATATATACAACCGATGAGTCAAAGTTTAGTGAGTGTGGATGGAGATGGGGCTGATACACCGCAAGTGGAAAAGCAACTGTCAGGCAACTGTTCTCAAATGTCAACCTTG CTGAGCTCAGTGACTGGACAGGCTCGGTATTCCATACCGGAGGAGCAGGCAGAAGGGTCTTTTGTTGGAAACATTGCTAAAGATTTAGGCTTGGATGTGGCGAGGCTCATATCAGGTAAAGCTCGTATTATTACAAAAGGAAGTCGACAGTATGTTGATTTAATCCGGGACAAAGGCACACTTGTTATTAAAGAGCGAATCGACCGAGAAGAGCTTTGTGGACAGACGACGCCCTGTAGCTTCAGTTTCGATGTAATTTTAGAAAACCCGATCCAGCTTTATCGGGTAACAGTGGAGGTAATAGACATTAACGATAACAGTCCGTCGTTCCCAAAGGATGAGATCAATTTGAAAATTGCTGAAAATGCTGCAGCGGGGACTCGTTTCTCACTAGAGAGTGCAGAAGACCCGGATGTTGGTATGAATAATATTCAGAAATACACACTTAAACCCTCAGATAATTTCAAATTGGAAGTCCAGAGCCAACCGGATGGAGGCAAATTCATCGAAATGGTTTTACAGAACCCGTTAGACCGAGAGAAAGAGGAGACTCACACGCTCATACTGATTGCTTCAGATGGCGGTGAGCCACATAGATCAGGGACGGTGCGTATTCACATTACTGTGCTGGATGTAAACGATAATGCACCAGTGTGTAGCCAGCCTGTTTATAAAGCAGATGTCAGGGAAGGTTCTCCTGAAGGAACTGTGGTAACCACTGTTAGTGCAAATGACGCAGATAATGGAGTCAATAGTGAAGTAACTTACTCTATCGCTCATGTCGCCAGAGAGGCGAAGCAGCTGTTTGAAGTCAATGTTAAAACAGGAGAGATTAAAGTTACAGGTAAACTAGATTTTGAAAAATCCAAGACCTACCAATTAAATGTTCAGGCTAGTGACCAAGGGGGATTCACTGATACGTGCAAGGTTATTATTCAAATACTTGATGAGAATGATAATGTCCCCACAATACAGCTTATGTCATTTTCTAATTCGATATCGGAGGATTCTCCCCCGGGGACAACTATAGCTGTTGTTAACGTTGATGATGAAGACTCTGATGTTAACGGTGTTGTTAAGTGCTCCATTAACTCTGACGTACCTTTCAAAATTGAGTCTTCGTTAACAGGATATTACACTATAGTAACAGAGGACTTCTTAGACAGAGAAAGTACCCCTGAGTATAATATCACCATAACCGTCTCTGACCAAGGCTCTCCGCCTCTGTCTAGCAGTAAAAAGATTAATGTTAAAGTGTCTGACGTGAATGACAGCCCACCCAAATTCGACCAATCAGAATATAGGAAGACTGTAAAAGAGAACAACTCTCCTGGGTTGTCTGTGTTTACTCTCAGTGCTAGTGATGCAGACTGGGGCCAAAACGCCCGAGTGTCTTACTTCCTAGAGGAGAAAGAGATTAACGGAGTAGCTGTGTCGTCATTAGTGTCAGTAAACTCAGAAAATGGTGTCATTCATGCAGTGAGGTCGTTTGATTATGAACAAATCAAGTGGTTTGAGTTTAATGTAACTGCTCGTGATGCCGGATCACCTCCTCTGAGTTCAGTGGctacagttaaaataatgatCCAGGATCAGAACGACAACCCCCCTCAAGTTCTGTACCCAGTCCAGACCGGTGGCTCTCTGGTAGCTGAAATGGTGCCTCGTTCAGCAGATGTGGGCTATCTGGTCACTAAAGTGGTGGCTGTTGATGTGGACTCTGGACAGAATGCCTGGCTCTCCTATAAACTGCagaaagccacagacagggcgCTGTTTGAAGTGGGCTTACAGAATGGAGAAATAAGAACTATCCGCCAGGTGACTGATAAAGATGctgtgaaacaaagactgactgtTATAGTGGAGGACAACGGGCAGCCCTCTCGTTCAGCTACAGTCATTGTTAACGTGGCGGTGGCGGACAGCTTCCCTGAAGTGCTGTCAGAGTTCACTGACTTTACACACGACAAGGAATACAATGACAACCTGACTTTTTACTTAGTGTTGGCTCTGGCAGtagtttccttcctcttcatcacgtGTTTAGTGGTTATTATATCAGTGAAAATCtacagatggagacagtctCGCATCCTATATCACTCCAATCTCCCTGTCATTCCATATTATCCACCACGTTACTCAGACACTTTGGGGACAGGGACTCTCCAACACGTGTACAATTACGAGGTGTGCAGGACGACTGACTCCAGAAAGAGTGACATGAAATATATGCAACCGATGAGTCAAAGTTTAGTGAGTGTGGATGGAGATGCGGCTGATACACCGCAGGTGGAAAAGCAACT TCTTCCCTCCTACAGTATCTAG
- the LOC121902138 gene encoding protocadherin beta-16-like: MGWMWISVRRGRWQALFVILCLFKLSSVTGQARYSIPEEQAEGSFVGNIARDLGLDVTRLISGKARIITKGSRQYVDLIRDKGTLVIKERIDREELCGQTTPCSFSFEVILENPIQLYRVTVEVIDINDNSPSFPKDEINLKIVENAAAGTRFSLESADDPDVGINDIQKYTLKPSDNFKLEIHSQPDGGRFIEMVLQNPLDREKEETHTLVLIASDGGEPHRSGTVRVHITVLDANDNAPVCSQPVYKADVRENSPEGTVVTTVSANDADKGHYGEVTYSIAHVAKEAKQLFEVNVKTGEIKVTGKLDFEKSKTYQLNVQASDHGGYTDTCKVIIQILDENDNVPTIQLMSFSNSISEDSPPGTTIAVVNVDDEDSDVNGVVKCSINSDVPFKIESSLTGYYTIVTEDFLDRENIPEYNITITVSDQGSPPLSSSKKINVKVSDVNDNPPKFDQSEYRKTVPENNSPGFSVFTLSASDADWGQNARVSYFLEEKEINGVAVSSLVSVNSENGVIHAVRSFDYEQIKWFEFNVTARDAGSPPLSSVATVKIMIQDQNDNPPQVLYPVQTGGSLVAEMVPRSADVGYLVTKVVAVDVDSGQNAWLSYKLQKATDRALFEVGLQNGEIRTIRQVTDKDAVKQRLTVIVEDNGQPSRSATVIVNVAVADSFPEVLSEFTDFTHDKEYNDNLTFYLVLALAVVSFLFITCLVVIISVKIYRWRQSRILYHSNLPVIPYYPPRYSDTLGTGTLQHVYNYEVCRTTDSRKSDCKFGRAGSQNMLIMDPSSTGTMQRIQNEKSILDEPDSPLEVRVLIHLHKLTIHKL; this comes from the coding sequence ATGGGGTGGATGTGGATATCCGTTCGCAGAGGCCGATGGCAAGCACTGTTTGTCATTCTTTGTTTGTTCAAGCTGAGCTCAGTGACTGGACAGGCTCGGTATTCCATACCGGAGGAGCAGGCAGAAGGGTCTTTTGTTGGAAACATTGCTAGAGATTTAGGCTTGGATGTGACGAGGCTTATATCAGGTAAAGCTCGTATTATTACAAAAGGAAGTCGACAGTATGTTGATTTAATCCGGGACAAAGGCACACTTGTTATTAAAGAGCGAATCGACCGAGAAGAGCTTTGTGGACAGACGACGCCCTGTAGCTTCAGTTTCGAGGTAATTTTAGAAAACCCGATCCAGCTTTATCGGGTAACAGTGGAGGTAATAGACATTAACGATAACAGTCCGTCGTTCCCAAAGGATGAGATCAATTTGAAAATTGTTGAAAATGCTGCAGCGGGGACTCGTTTCTCACTAGAGAGTGCAGACGATCCTGATGTTGGTATTAATGatattcagaaatatacacTTAAACCATCAGATAATTTCAAATTGGAGATACACAGCCAACCGGATGGAGGCAGATTTATCGAAATGGTTTTACAGAACCCGTTAGACCGAGAGAAAGAGGAGACTCACACACTCGTGCTGATTGCTTCAGATGGCGGTGAGCCACATAGATCAGGGACGGTGCGTGTTCACATTACTGTGCTAGATGCTAACGATAATGCACCAGTGTGTAGCCAGCCTGTTTATAAAGCAGATGTCAGGGAAAATTCTCCTGAAGGAACGGTGGTAACCACTGTTAGTGCAAATGACGCAGATAAAGGACATTATGGTGAAGTAACTTACTCTATCGCTCATGTCGCCAAAGAGGCGAAGCAGCTGTTTGAAGTCAATGTTAAAACTGGAGAGATTAAAGTTACAGGTAAACTAGATTTTGAGAAATCGAAGACCTACCAATTAAATGTTCAGGCTAGTGACCACGGGGGATATACAGATACGTGCAAAGTAATTATTCAAATACTTGATGAGAATGACAACGTCCCTACAATACAGCTTATGTCATTTTCTAACTCGATATCGGAGGATTCTCCCCCGGGGACAACTATAGCTGTTGTTAACGTTGATGATGAAGACTCTGATGTTAACGGTGTAGTCAAGTGCTCCATTAACTCTGACGTACCTTTCAAAATTGAGTCTTCATTAACAGGTTATTATACTATAGTAACAGAAGACTTCTTAGACAGAGAAAATATTCCTGAGTATAACATCACCATAACTGTCTCTGATCAAGGCTCTCCGCCTCTGTCTAGCAGTAAAAAGATTAATGTTAAAGTGTCTGACGTGAATGACAACCCACCCAAATTCGACCAATCAGAATATAGGAAGACTGTACCAGAGAACAACTCTCCTGGATTCTCTGTGTTTACTCTCAGTGCTAGTGATGCCGACTGGGGCCAAAACGCCCGAGTGTCTTACTtcctggaggagaaagagattAACGGAGTAGCTGTGTCGTCATTAGTGTCAGTAAACTCAGAAAATGGTGTCATTCATGCAGTGAGGTCGTTTGATTATGAACAAATCAAATGGTTTGAATTTAATGTAACTGCTCGTGACGCCGGATCCCCTCCTCTGAGTTCAGTGGctacagttaaaataatgatCCAGGATCAGAACGACAACCCCCCTCAAGTTCTGTACCCAGTCCAGACCGGTGGCTCTCTGGTGGCTGAAATGGTGCCTCGTTCAGCAGATGTGGGCTATCTGGTCACTAAAGTGGTGGCTGTTGATGTGGACTCTGGACAGAATGCCTGGCTCTCCTATAAACTGCagaaagccacagacagggcgCTGTTTGAAGTGGGCTTACAGAATGGAGAAATAAGAACTATCCGCCAGGTGACTGATAAAGATGctgtgaaacaaagactgactgtTATAGTGGAGGACAACGGGCAGCCCTCTCGTTCAGCTACAGTCATTGTTAACGTGGCGGTGGCGGACAGCTTTCCTGAAGTGCTGTCAGAGTTCACTGACTTTACACACGACAAGGAGTACAATGACAACCTGACTTTTTACTTGGTGTTGGCTCTGGCTGtagtttccttcctcttcatcacatgtTTAGTGGTTATTATATCAGTGAAAATCtacagatggagacagtctCGCATCCTGTATCACTCCAATCTCCCTGTGATTCCATATTATCCACCACGTTACTCAGACACTTTGGGGACAGGGACTCTCCAACACGTGTACAATTACGAGGTGTGCAGGACGACTGACTCCAGAAAGAGTGACTGTAAGTTTGGCAGAGCTGGTAGTCAGAACATGCTGATAATGGACCCAAGTTCTACAGGAACGATGCAGCGGATACAGAATGAAAAGAGCATCCTGGATGAACCAGACTCTCCTCTAGAGGTGCGTGTCTTGATTCATCTCCACAAACTTACAATACATAAATTATAG